In Quercus robur chromosome 10, dhQueRobu3.1, whole genome shotgun sequence, a genomic segment contains:
- the LOC126704332 gene encoding elongation factor 1-beta-like, with protein sequence MFYNSFVALPLQIPCVVFLKKGVVSLLRELPPSKRRRLQPLLLVTQRPLLLRMMMMMMMMWTFSVKRLKRRRRLLRNVLLLSRHLAKRRTGNSSVLLDVKPWDDETDMKKLEEAVRIVQMEGLLWGASKLVPVGYGIKKMTIMLTIVDDLVSVDTLIEEHLTVEPINEYDQSCDIVAFNKI encoded by the exons ATGTTCTATAACTCCTTTGTGGCTCTGCCACTACAAATTCCATGCG TGGTGTTTCTGAAGAAGGGTGTGGTGTCATTATTGAGGGAGCTGCCCCCATCGAAGAGGAGGCGATTGCAACCCCTCCTGTTGGTGACACAAAG gCCGCTGCtgctgaggatgatgatgatgatgatgatgatgtggaCCTTTTCGGTGAAGAGACTGAAGaggagaagaaggctgctgagGAACGTGCTTCTGCTGTCAAGGCATCTGGCAAAAAGGAGGA CTGGCAATTCATCAGTTCTTTTGGATGTGAAGCCATGGGATGATGAAACTGATATGAAAAAGCTTGAGGAAGCAGTAAGAATCGTTCAAATGGAAGGGTTGCTTTGGGGAGCAT CTAAACTTGTACCAGTTGGGTATGGTATTAAGAAAATGACGATAATGCTTACCATTGTGGATGACTTGGTGTCTGTCGACACTCTCATTGAGGAACATCTTACAGTCGAACCCATTAATGAATATGACCAGAGCTGTGACATTGTAGCCTTCAACAAAATAT AA